A segment of the Flavobacterium azooxidireducens genome:
AAAATATCCTGCGTAGCATCCTGAGCTTCTTCGTTACTCACCAGCAAACGCTTGGCAAGCCTGAAGACTTTATCCTTAAAAGGAGCTATCAGTGTTATAAACTCGTTTTGGTTCATTGGTTAGGTTTAAAACTTGGTTATATAGTCAAGACGATTCACAATCTTTTTTGTTACAAAGAAATTGAAAATAAAACTAAAGTTATTAAATTTACGTTCTTAAAAAGAAAAGCTATGAGATTATTTGTAAAATTATTTTTGTGTTCTGTCTTTACATTGTTGATTTTTCAATCGTGTGAAGATATGGATGATAAACCGGTTCCATCTGAATTAGAAGTTAAAGATTTTATTTGGAAAGGTTTAAATCTTTACTACTTATGGCAAGCCGATCAACCCAAATTAGCCGATGATTTATTTGCAACACAAAGAGATTTAAATTCTTTTTTAGAAGGTTATGAAACACCGGAAGCTTTATTCGCCGATTTAAAAGTAGCTCCATCAGTCGATCGGTTTAGTGTCATGTTCAGTGATTACAGAGTGCTGGAAAATGCTTTGCAAGGAGGATTTAAAACAAACGGAATAGAATTTAGTCTTCGATACAAAGACGATACACAAACAGATATTTTTGGTTACGTTCGTTATATTTTGCCAAACACAAGTGCTTCAAATCAAGGCGTTACTCGTGGGATGATTTTTTATGCAATTAATAACATTCCAATGACAACGTCAAACGAGTCATTGTGGAGAGCCGCTTTAGGACAAGATTCTTATACGTTGCAATTTGCCGATTATGATGGAGGAAACATTACACCTAATGGAATTTCTATCAACCTGATCAAAGCTCAATACAACGAAAATCCTGTTTATTTAACCAATGTGATAGAAGTAGATGACAAACGAATTGGTTATTTAATGTACAACGGATTTTTCTCTAATTATGAAACACAACTTAATCAAGCTTTTGCTCAATTGAAAGCAGCAAATGTGACGCATTTAGTACTCGATTTGCGTTACAATTCTGGTGGTTCTGTGGATACGGCTACTCGATTAGCAAGCATGATTACCGGTCAGTTTACCGGTCAGGTTTTTGCTCGTCAAGTTTGGAATCAAAAAGTGATGAATTTTTTTAATCAACAAAACCCTGAACAACTAATAAATCGGTTTACCAATTCAATTGGAAACGGAAACACGATTAATAGTTTAAATTTAAATAAAGTATATGTTCTTACAACAGGTATAACTGCTTCTGCCAGCGAATTAATTATCAATAGTTTGAAGCCTTATATTGATGTGGTTCAAATTGGCACAATCACAACCGGAAAAAACGATGGTTCTATTACATTATATGATTCACCAACGTTTGGTTCAAATAACAGAAATCCAAATCATCGCTATGCCATGCAACCATTAGTTTTAAAAATTGCTGACAGAGATGGAGATGGTGAATATCAAAATGGAATAGAGCCTATACCATCATTAATTCAATTTGAGGATGTTGCCAATTTAGGTGTTTTAGGAGATCAAAACGAGCCTTATTTAAATACAGCAATCAATGATATTTTAGCAAACGGGAGAGTTGGAAACCGATACATTGAATCGATTGATTTACAAGTTGAAAACAGTAAGTCGATGCGAAAATTAAGTGATGAAATGTATATCGAAAAAGTTCCTGAAGGATTATTTCAAATCTTACAATAAAAAAAAGGATGTTCAAAATGAACATCCTTTTTTCATAAGTGTTATAAAAATTAATCATTAAAGTAAAACCCTGCCGGAATAACACCAACCGTTTGCTCATTAACTAACTCTCCTGTCATTGAATAAACATAAACTTTTCCGTTTGAGTTATAATCAGCAGCATCACCAACATAAATTTTATTGTCTTCAACAGCAAAACTATAAACGCCATAAACACCTTGAGCGGTGGTGCTAAATAGTGGAGTAGAAGGCAAACTTGTAGCAGTTATCGATGTTTTATAAACATCAGAATCAATTGTATAATAAAGTTGTCCGTCTTTTTCAACTAAATTCGAAGGATGTTCAGAATCCTCAAAGTCTAAAGTATTAATAACTGTGTTGTTGGTTAAATCAATTTTAGTTAATTTACCAAAAGTTTCATCTTCTGTCCAAGAAGGTTTTCCTCCTGCCAACACATACAACGTGTTATTTTCAATAAACAAAAAATTAGGAACATCACCCACTGGAATTGAAGCGGTAACTGTATTTGAAGTCGAGCTAATTACAGAAACAGTTTGTCCATAACCATAACCTCCTTGGTGAGCAACATACAGATTTCCGTTTTCCTCAATAATGCGTTCCGGTCCTTCTACCACTGGAATTGAAGTTGAAATTGTATAGCTAGTCAAATTCAAAACAGCTACATAATCGTCTTCTTCGTTGCTTGCATCTCCCCAATTGGTTACATATCCTTTTCCATTTGAAAAAGCAATGTATCTCGGATTATTTAAACCCGTTGAAATGGTTGTAATATGTTCTAAAGTATAACGATTAATCACTTGAATCGAATTGGACAAATTCAACACCACAAAAGCTTTTTCTTGATAAAAACCTATATCTTGACCTGTATCGCCTAACGTTACCGTTGGATTAACCGCAGCAAAAGCATTGTTTTGAAAAACACCTAAATCATCAGACCAATACGAAATTGAGCTGTTTCCACCGCCAAAATTTCCTTGATTTAAAATCAAAACACCATTTTCATAATCACCTAATGGCAAGTCGATAGTAGCGTCATCATCATCGCTACAAGAAGTAAAAAAAAGACCAGCGGCCAAAGCTAAAAGTGAAAGTTTTTTGAAGTTCATTTTATTATAAATTTAAAGTTAGATACACTTGAAAATGTCTTCCCGGCATCGGACGAGAAGCAACGTTTTGATAGTTCGTGTTTTCGAGATTTAAAACCTGAAAACCGAGTCGATAGGTATTTTTCTTCCCAAAATCATAGTCGGCTCCAATATTTGAATAATTATAGGAATCCAAACTATAGAAATTATCAGAAGAAGTAAACACTTCGCCATTAAACAGCGTTTGAAAATAGGCTGTGATTTTTTTATACGAATAGGAAATTGAACCGTTTGCTTTGTGAATCGGAACATAAATCAATTGTTTTTCTAAGTCATCTCGTTCCGAAATCGTGTAAGCATACGAAGCATTCAAAGCAAAATGATGATTTCCAAAATTCAATTTATTTTCCAATAAAGCTTCTAAACCATAGATGGTCACTTTGTCCGTGTTTTGCGGTTGCCAAAGTCCGGATGAGTTGGGAATCCACCGCAACATATCACGAAGTTTACTATAAAAACCAATAAAAGAAAGTTTTGTTTTTTTATAAGTGAATTCCTGACCAATTTCGGCTTGCAAAGCGTGTTCCGGTTTCAATTCCGGATTACCACTGCCTTGCCAATACAAATCATTGTAGGTTGGAATGCGATAATTTTTAGAAGCATTTAATTTTATTTTATAAAAATCTGTTACATTCAATCGCGTTCCAGCCGAAAAAAGTATCGGACTCTCATAACGATCAGAAATTTCATTTCTAACCCCTAATTCATAGTCAAATTTATCAGTTAGTTGATGTTTCCAAACAATGCTTCCACTTCCAATTGTTCGTTTTTTTGGTAAAATATCCGAACCTTCTCCATGGTTTTGACTTACTTCAAAAACAGCCAAAACTTCTTTTTGTGCTGTAATTTTATAAGTCGCATCATACCTTCCTAAAAAAGTTTTTACCTTGCCAAACGTATAAAAATCAGCATCTTTGTTTTCAAAATAACGATACGATTCAGTTAAATAGGCCAATTTAATTTTCGAGGTAAATCGATTGTTGAAATTCACCCATTCCAACATATTTCGTGAATTAAAATCTTGGTATTTATTTTTAGAACGCACGGTAATGGTGCCCGAAAAATGCCTTTCACTATCAAACCAATGGCTGTAAAATTTCAAAAAATTGTTATCATTGATTTTATATCCTGACGAAAAATTCAGACTTTGATTATAAAATTCACCATTTTCATTTTTCTGATTTCTACCAATGTATTCATAATCATTATCCGAACTATTTCTTGAAATACTCGCTTGATAAGCCCATTTTTCCGAACCGCCTTCTACACCATAATTCAAACCAAGCGAATTAAAACTTCCATAATTAGCTCTAAATTGATGTTTGATTTTAGAATTGAATGACAATAAATTCGTTAAATGAATACTTCCGCCAACTGCTCCGCTACCATACAAAACACTACCGCCACCGGAACGAATGCTAATCGAGTTAAAGTCTGCTGCATTAATTGTATTAAAATCCGTCTGTCCGTTTAGTTGCGAATTGATGTTGATGCCATTCCAAATCACCGCCGTTTGCTGAGCCGTAGTTCCTCGAAACGAAGGCGACGAAACCATTCCTGCACCGTTTTCTTTAAAATAAATGGGAGAATTAAAAAGGAGTAAATTAGTAAATGAACCCGTGTTCTTCTGCAAAACACTATCATTCAAAACCCTAATTTGTTGAGCATTCAAAAATTTTTGCAACTTCGAGTCAGAAACCACCACTTCGTTCAATCGCACAATCGAATCGTTCTGCCCCAAAACCAATTGAAACAGCAATAAAGCCAAACCGCAAAAGAGAAATTTCCAAGTCATAGTCATCAAAAACCTTTCTTCCCGAAGGTTCGATAATTGTTAAGCACTTGGCAGGTCTCCTGGCTTGCGTCTTGTTGTTGGCCTTCTCGTTCGCCGCGGCGAACAATGGCGTGAAAGTGAACAACAAGCTTAATAGCTTACAGTTGCGGGAACAGCTCAGGATTTATAAAAATCTCAAATTTAATATTTCGTATTCCAACTCGGAACTCGAAACCAATAAACTCGAAACCAATTTCACCTGATTCCCTTTTAATGCTCGGCCTAAAAACGGCTTTGCAACCAAAATACGGTGCAAAAGTAAACATTTTAAATTAAACAATTCATAAAATTTTTCAGAAGCTATTCCAGCCATTCGCTTCAACTCCTCGTCCTAAAAGCTATTTTTCTATGGCTTTTTCGTGGCTTCCGTTGGTCGCCCCAAAAAGCCAAGAAAAATTAGCTTTTAGTCCTGCGGGGTTTCCGCTGTTGTCTGGGCTAGGGGAGAGTGCATCAAAAAAACATTCAGCAAAATTTAAAACATTCGGCTACCTTTGCAAAAAAGCATTCAATGAAAAAATACATTTTATTTTCAATATTTTCTTTTCTATTTATTTCTTGTCAACAGAAAGAGAAAAAAAATTCAGAAAACCAGTCTCCCGAAAATTATATTTGCTACGCCAGCGGACTTTCCATTCAAAAATATGCTGATTTTTCAATTGTAACCGTTTCAAATCCTTGGCCTACATCCGATAAAAATTACACGTATATTTTACACAAACAATCTGCTAAAATTCCCGATAGTTTACAAAAATATTCCGCCATTCAAGTTCCAATAAAATCAATTGTAGTCACATCCACCACACACATTCCAGCATTAGAATTATTAGAAGTTGAAGACAAATTAGTCGGATTTCCAAACACCGATTACGTTTCCTCAGAAAAAACCAGAACCTTAATCGAAACCGGAAAAGTCCGCGAAATCGGAACCAACCAAAGTTTAAACACCGAAGTTTTACTCGATATGCAACCCGACGTAATCATCGGTTTTGGCGTAGATGGCGAAAAGAAAACCTACGACAATTTGCAACAAAACGGTTTAAAAATTCTCTACAACGGTGATTGGACAGAGCAACATCCGCTCGGACGTTCAGAATGGATTCAACTTTTTGGGGTTTTATTCGGACTCGAAGAAAAAGCAGATAAAGTTTTCAAAACCATCGAAAAAGATTATTTAGAAGCCATTGAGTTAGCCAAAAAAGCCACTTCAAAACCAACCATTTTGAGCGGAGCCATTTACCAAGATCAATGGTATTTGCCACAAGGAAAAAGTTGGGCAGCACAATTTCTTGACAATGCAAACGGCAATTATTTCTGGAAAGAATCCGAAGGAACCGGTAGTTTATCCTTATCGTTTGAAACCGTTCTCGAAAAAGCCCAAGATGCCGATTTTTGGATTGGTCCCGGGCAATTTACGTCCTTCGAAGAACTTGAAAAAGCGAATCCAAACTACAAGCATTTTAAAGCAGTTCAAAATAAAAACGTCTATTCATTCAGTTCCAAAAAAGGAAAAACCGGTGGAGTTATCTATTATGAATTAGCGTCCAATCGTCCGGATTTAGTGCTCAAAGATTTAATCAAAATTCTTCATCCGGAATTATTACCTGATTATGAATTGTATTTTTTTGAGAAATTGAAGTAAAAAGTTACCAATTTGGGAAATAATCGTTAATTTTGTACGCCATGCGAATTATATCGAGAAAAACATTACGTGAATTTTGGGAAATTCATGCCGATTCAGAACAAGCCTTAAAAACATGGTTTCAGGAAGTAGAAAATTCAAATTGGGAAA
Coding sequences within it:
- a CDS encoding S41 family peptidase is translated as MRLFVKLFLCSVFTLLIFQSCEDMDDKPVPSELEVKDFIWKGLNLYYLWQADQPKLADDLFATQRDLNSFLEGYETPEALFADLKVAPSVDRFSVMFSDYRVLENALQGGFKTNGIEFSLRYKDDTQTDIFGYVRYILPNTSASNQGVTRGMIFYAINNIPMTTSNESLWRAALGQDSYTLQFADYDGGNITPNGISINLIKAQYNENPVYLTNVIEVDDKRIGYLMYNGFFSNYETQLNQAFAQLKAANVTHLVLDLRYNSGGSVDTATRLASMITGQFTGQVFARQVWNQKVMNFFNQQNPEQLINRFTNSIGNGNTINSLNLNKVYVLTTGITASASELIINSLKPYIDVVQIGTITTGKNDGSITLYDSPTFGSNNRNPNHRYAMQPLVLKIADRDGDGEYQNGIEPIPSLIQFEDVANLGVLGDQNEPYLNTAINDILANGRVGNRYIESIDLQVENSKSMRKLSDEMYIEKVPEGLFQILQ
- a CDS encoding YncE family protein is translated as MNFKKLSLLALAAGLFFTSCSDDDDATIDLPLGDYENGVLILNQGNFGGGNSSISYWSDDLGVFQNNAFAAVNPTVTLGDTGQDIGFYQEKAFVVLNLSNSIQVINRYTLEHITTISTGLNNPRYIAFSNGKGYVTNWGDASNEEDDYVAVLNLTSYTISTSIPVVEGPERIIEENGNLYVAHQGGYGYGQTVSVISSTSNTVTASIPVGDVPNFLFIENNTLYVLAGGKPSWTEDETFGKLTKIDLTNNTVINTLDFEDSEHPSNLVEKDGQLYYTIDSDVYKTSITATSLPSTPLFSTTAQGVYGVYSFAVEDNKIYVGDAADYNSNGKVYVYSMTGELVNEQTVGVIPAGFYFND
- a CDS encoding TonB-dependent receptor plug domain-containing protein; protein product: MTWKFLFCGLALLLFQLVLGQNDSIVRLNEVVVSDSKLQKFLNAQQIRVLNDSVLQKNTGSFTNLLLFNSPIYFKENGAGMVSSPSFRGTTAQQTAVIWNGININSQLNGQTDFNTINAADFNSISIRSGGGSVLYGSGAVGGSIHLTNLLSFNSKIKHQFRANYGSFNSLGLNYGVEGGSEKWAYQASISRNSSDNDYEYIGRNQKNENGEFYNQSLNFSSGYKINDNNFLKFYSHWFDSERHFSGTITVRSKNKYQDFNSRNMLEWVNFNNRFTSKIKLAYLTESYRYFENKDADFYTFGKVKTFLGRYDATYKITAQKEVLAVFEVSQNHGEGSDILPKKRTIGSGSIVWKHQLTDKFDYELGVRNEISDRYESPILFSAGTRLNVTDFYKIKLNASKNYRIPTYNDLYWQGSGNPELKPEHALQAEIGQEFTYKKTKLSFIGFYSKLRDMLRWIPNSSGLWQPQNTDKVTIYGLEALLENKLNFGNHHFALNASYAYTISERDDLEKQLIYVPIHKANGSISYSYKKITAYFQTLFNGEVFTSSDNFYSLDSYNYSNIGADYDFGKKNTYRLGFQVLNLENTNYQNVASRPMPGRHFQVYLTLNL
- a CDS encoding ABC transporter substrate-binding protein — its product is MKKYILFSIFSFLFISCQQKEKKNSENQSPENYICYASGLSIQKYADFSIVTVSNPWPTSDKNYTYILHKQSAKIPDSLQKYSAIQVPIKSIVVTSTTHIPALELLEVEDKLVGFPNTDYVSSEKTRTLIETGKVREIGTNQSLNTEVLLDMQPDVIIGFGVDGEKKTYDNLQQNGLKILYNGDWTEQHPLGRSEWIQLFGVLFGLEEKADKVFKTIEKDYLEAIELAKKATSKPTILSGAIYQDQWYLPQGKSWAAQFLDNANGNYFWKESEGTGSLSLSFETVLEKAQDADFWIGPGQFTSFEELEKANPNYKHFKAVQNKNVYSFSSKKGKTGGVIYYELASNRPDLVLKDLIKILHPELLPDYELYFFEKLK